In one Cervus elaphus chromosome 9, mCerEla1.1, whole genome shotgun sequence genomic region, the following are encoded:
- the FAM174C gene encoding protein FAM174C, producing the protein MGPRLLPPLLLLLSALLLPPLLCGAEDTTPSPQATLPPPPVVTNGSQPAAPHNNTHPRPPGSPGSPLLRSLYVVTGLIVLAALYFLIRAFRLKKPQRRRYGLLANTEDPTEMTSMDSDEETVFETRNLR; encoded by the exons ATGGGGCCGCGCTTGCTGCCGccgctgctcctgctgctgtcgGCGCTCTTGCTGCCGCCACTGCTTTGCGGAGCCGAGGACACGACCCCGTCACCACAGGCCACGTTGCCGCCGCCGCCCGTCGTGACGAACGGGAGCCAGCCGGCTGCACCGCACAACAACACACATCCGCGGCCGCCGGGCTCGCCGGGCTCGCCACTGCTGCGCTCTCTCTACGTGGTCACGGGCCTCATCGTTCTGGCCGCGCTCTACTTCCTCATCCGGGCATTCAG ATTGAAAAAGCCACAGAGGAGGAGATATGGGCTCCTGGCCAACACCGAGGACCCCACCGAGATGACCTCGATGGACAGTGATGAGGAGACAGTCTTTGAGACAAGGAACCTGAGATG A